A region from the Fusarium graminearum PH-1 chromosome 4, whole genome shotgun sequence genome encodes:
- a CDS encoding serine/threonine-protein kinase 24, which translates to MADEGVAEHYQVLEELGREFKRLEILPGRLVNFRFLGGSFGIVYKGIEKTTGETVAIKHIDLESNDDDIQDIQAEIAVLSTCASSYVTQYKGSFLRGHKLWIVMEFLGGGSCLDLLKPANFSETHIAIVCRELLLGIQYLHNEGKIHRDIKAANVLLSETGKVKLADFGVAAQLTNIKSQRNTFVGTPFWMAPEVIQQDGYSFKADIWSLGITAMEMANGEPPLCHIHPMKVLFHIPKNPAPRLEGNFSKDFKDFIAQCLTKDYDRRPTAKDLLRHRFIRNAGKVEALQELIARRQMWDANQNRQKHPIYYQETLKSMTPKDEQQEWVFDTVKSVAPPPKRPNVKQHRNPSTIFNAEEAMKKLDVKDGPLGGTSPAPGTVRKSTVRRSSLAQSTTSMRSSGSPRGSMAPKRPLQTDMSFGNSGSTMRLFRRVPSDSSSQGSRPTSSDDVFCDENSHSSSVTTPIEPYGKEAVLGRRLYTKAVEPSLAELHAQTSAMQKREALAKLSDAFAALDAVDPEGAYHLMTSMVSSMSQDNKLSASILRQPVQKIPDDGTPQGTVIVKSTTPAASPAKLVMASGNPHLRSHRRRHADTPTMYEKDFNQEKLAIENKYPGQEARSGMEHSKQLSDVLYSRWSDGLRIRWPAV; encoded by the exons ATGGCTGACGAAGGCGTTGCTGAGCATTATCAGGTTCTCGAAGAGCTTGGCCGTGAGTTTAAACGTCTTGAAATTTTACCAGGCAGACTTGTTAACTTTAGGTTCTTAGGTGGAAGCTTTGGCATTGTTTACAAAGGCATCGAGAAAACAACTGGTGAAACTGTCGCCATCAAACAT ATCGACCTCGAGtccaacgacgatgatattCAGGATATTCAAGCAGAAATCGCTGTGCTGAGCACATGCGCCAGTTCTTATGTTACCCAATACAAAGGATCTTTTTTGCGAGGCCACAAGCTATGGATTGTCATGGAATTCCTAGGCGGCGGATCCTGCTTGGATTTG CTGAAACCTGCCAACTTCAGCGAAACACACATTGCAATTGTTTGTCGTGAGCTACTATTGGGTATCCAATACCTGCACAATGAAGGCAAAATTCACAGAGATATCAAGGCCGCCAATGTTCTCCTCTCCGAGACTGGCAAAGTCAAGCTTGCTGATTTTGGAGTCGCCGCCCAATTGACCAACATCAAGTCGCAGCGAAACACTTTTGTCGGAACTCCTTTCTGGATGGCCCCCGAGGTCATCCAGCAAGATGGATACAGCTTCAAAGCGGATATCTGGTCACTGGGTATTACAGCCATGGAGATGGCCAACGGAGAACCTCCACTGTGTCATATCCACCCCATGAAGGTTCTTTTTCACATCCCCAAGAACCCCGCCCCTCGTCTGGAAGGCAACTTCAGCAAGGACTTCAAGGATTTCATCGCCCAATGTCTCACCAAAGACTATGACCGTCGTCCAACCGCAAAGGACCTCCTACGCCACCGTTTCATCCGCAATGCcggcaaggtcgaggctcTGCAGGAACTTATCGCCCGTCGACAAATGTGGGATGCCAATCAAAATAGGCAGAAGCACCCAATTTACTACCAAGAGACCCTAAAATCAATGACTCCTAAGGACGAGCAGCAGGAATGGGTCTTTGATACAGTAAAGTCGGTTGCGCCGCCACCCAAGAGGCCAAACGTTAAGCAGCACCGAAATCCatccaccatcttcaacgctGAAGAGGCAATGAAGAAGTTGgatgtcaaagatggccCTCTCGGTGGGACCTCTCCCGCGCCTGGCACTGTCCGCAAGTCGACTGTCCGCCGATCATCTCTTGCCCAAAGCACCACATCAATGCGATCTAGCGGCTCTCCCCGAGGCTCCATGGCCCCCAAGAGGCCCCTTCAGACGGACATGTCGTTTGGAAACTCGGGATCGACTATGCGTCTTTTCCGAAGAGTACCTTCTGACAGTTCAAGTCAGGGTAGCCGACCAACCTCGTCTGACGATGTCTTTTGTGATGAGAattcccattcttcttccGTAACGACTCCCATCGAGCCGTATGGAAAGGAGGCCGTGCTTGGACGTCGATTGTATACTAAGGCTGTTGAACCTTCCTTAGCCGAGCTGCATGCTCAAACCTCTGCAATGCAGAAGCGAGAAGCGCTGGCAAAGTTATCAGATGCATTTGCGGCCCTGGATGCAGTTGACCCTGAAGGAGCTTACCATCTCATGACTAGTATGGTATCCTCCATGTCCCaagacaacaagctcagcgCATCAATCCTGCGACAGCCTGTACAAAAGATTCCAGACGATGGAACTCCTCAGGGTACCGTGATTGTCAAGAGCACCACTCCTGCGGCCAGCCCAGCAAAACTCGTCATGGCATCTGGCAATCCTCATCTCCGCAGCCACCGACGCCGTCATGCTGATACTCCCACCATGTATGAAAAGGACTTCAACCAAGAGAAGTTAGCAATCGAGAACAAGTACCCTGGGCAAGAAGCTAGGTCTGGCATGGAGCACAGCAAGCAACTCTCCGATGTGCTCTACTCCCGGTGGTCTGATGGTCTTCGCATTCGATGGCCCGCTGTCTGA
- a CDS encoding spliceosome-associated protein 49 has protein sequence MAQNRHWEQDKEATVYIGNIDERATSAMVYEIMLQMGPIHNIHMPRDRVTQTHQGFGFVEFRTPTDAEYAANVMNGIKLYGKSLRVNKASADKQRAAEVGAELFIGNLDSMVDEKILYDTFSRFGPLLSLPKVAREESGASKGFGFVSFADFESSDAAIDTLHGQYILSKEVSVQYAFKKDGKGERHGDQAERSLAAEAKKRNIVPEAQPVPQAFLQQPPAAAAPPAGFDPSVMGRMPVGAPPQAAPGGFAPPGRGPSPYNAGIPPPGMPPRGAAPLPPAPSGLPARPPQSQAGYTNPADFHPGSFRPPSGSPAQGYPVAPPPGFPAPPQAAPGAPGAPPPGFMPPPGFQPPPGFRR, from the exons ATGGCGCAAAATAGACACTG GgaacaagacaaggaggCAACCGTCTACATAGGAAACATCGACGAGCGCGCGACGTCAGCCATGGTTTACGAGATTATGCTTCAGATGGGTCCCATCCATAACATCCACATGCCTCGCGACCGCGTTACGCAGACGCATCAGGGCTTCGGCTTCGTCGAGTTCCGCACGCCCACCGACGCCGAGTACGCGGCCAACGTCATGAACGGCATCAAGTTGTACGGAAAATCACTGCGCGTTAACAAAGCCAGCGCAGACAAACAGCGAGCCGCTGAAGTTGGCGCCGAGCTGTTCATCGGAAACCTCGATTCCATGGTTGACGAGAAGATCCTCTACGACACGTTTAGTCGGTTTGGCCCACTGCTGAGTCTGCCAAAGGTCGCGAGGGAGGAGTCTGGCGCAAGCAAGGGTTTTGGGTTTGTCAGCTTTGCCGATTTTGAGAGCAGTGATGCTGCTATTGACACATTGCACGGCCAGTATATTCTGAGCAAGGAGGTCTCAGTTCAGTACgctttcaagaaggacgGAAAGGgagagagacatggtgaCCAGGCTGAGCGATCACTCgctgccgaagccaagaagcgCAATATCGTACCCGAGGCACAGCCTGTTCCTCAGGCATtccttcaacaaccacctGCTGCCGCTGCGCCTCCAGCTGGCTTCGATCCTTCAGTTATGGGAAGAATGCCCGTTGGCGCACCTCCCCAAGCCGCACCTGGTGGTTTCGCACCCCCTGGACGAGGTCCTTCACCATACAACGCTGGTATCCCACCCCCTGGAATGCCTCCCCGAGGTGCTGCCCCTCTACCCCCAGCACCATCTGGTCTTCCCGCGCGACCACCGCAATCACAGGCTGGATACACCAACCCGGCCGATTTCCACCCGGGCAGCTTCCGACCACCATCTGGATCTCCTGCGCAAGGTTACCCCGTCGCTCCTCCGCCCGGTTTCCCTGCGCCTCCTCAGGCCGCTCCAGGTGCTCCTGGAGCCCCTCCACCTGGTTTCATGCCTCCTCCAGGCTTCCAACCACCTCCTGGATTCCGTCGGTga